The following is a genomic window from Citrifermentans bemidjiense Bem.
GCACGTACCCCCCGGTCCAGCCGATCACGTAGGCGAGCCCCTGGTACCCCTGCAGGTAGATGATCCCGGCAAGACCCATGAGGCTTGCGGCGCTCATCCAGTTGCTGGCGATGGCCGCACCTCCCCCGATCCTCCCGGTGTAGCGGCCGCCGAAGCCGTACTCCTGACTCTCGCGCGACTTCTGCCTGAGCCCCACCACGATGAAGGAAGCCAGCACCAAAAGCACCACGAAGATGGACCAGGAGGAATCATTCATAGCTTTTGTCCCGCTTGCGGCTGTGGTATTCGGTGATGCGGTCCACGTACAGGTTGAAGACCACGCAAAGGACGATGAACCAAAGCGGCAGGAACTGCCCGGTGAACCAGAAATGAAGCGGCAGGTTGAACAGGGTGAGCCGGGTCAGAAGGCTCCCCGCGCCGGTTCCCCGGCAGAGGTAGACCAGCAGCTGGAAGCCGAAGGTGCAGACCCCCCAGCCGAAGAGGATGGCGAGGATGATGAGCACCTCGTCCCGCATGTGCCCTTGCTTCGGGCGCAACAGGTTGACCTGATAGTTTTTTTCCGGCTGGCTCATGGCGCCTCCGTTCCTTGCCGCCGCCCCGGCGGGGGCAGGGGCAAGGATCTAAACTATGGAGAAGTTGGTGTGGATGGTCTTCTGCAGGTCCTCTATCATCAGAAGCGCCTGCCTGATCCTCTCCCGCTCGTCGGCCGGAAGCGAGTAGGGGTTCAGGTAGTAGGCGTCGTCCTGAATCCCCTTGATCACCTTGACCTGGAGCAGGATGCGGTGTTTGGTGAGGATCCGGTACGCCTCGATAAGCCCGCGCGCACTCTCCGCGGAAAAGCTGTGCTCGCGCTCCAAAAGCTCGATGCGCC
Proteins encoded in this region:
- a CDS encoding DUF4212 domain-containing protein; amino-acid sequence: MSQPEKNYQVNLLRPKQGHMRDEVLIILAILFGWGVCTFGFQLLVYLCRGTGAGSLLTRLTLFNLPLHFWFTGQFLPLWFIVLCVVFNLYVDRITEYHSRKRDKSYE